Proteins from a genomic interval of Cryptococcus neoformans var. grubii H99 chromosome 8, complete sequence:
- a CDS encoding peptide-methionine (S)-S-oxide reductase has product MLPFRNFLASFSTAPRTLNNSNMVNFKTPPAPTVPTAIKAKEGLKSGEGVEHAIFASGCFWGTEHLFTKHYGNLPQFSAISGYIGGHAESPSYRQVCTGATGHAEAVKVTYQAGSVAYAELVEFFYRTHDPTTVDRQGPDTGTQYRSAIFYTTPEQEETAKKVTAEVQEKYLKGRPIVTQIAKAGTFYQAEDYHQNYLDNNPGGYECPTHRFYW; this is encoded by the exons ATGCTTCCGTTCCGGAACTTTTTGGCCTCTTTCTCGACTGCTCCGCGAACGCTCAACAACTCCAACATGGTCAATTTCAAAACCCCTCCTGCCCCCACTGTGCCGACTGCTATCAAGGCGAAGGAAGGTCTCAAGTCTGGTGAAGGCG TCGAACATGCTATCTTCGCCTCTGGATGCTTC TGGGGTACTGAACACCTCTTCACCAAGCACTATGGGAACCTTCCCCAATTCTCTGCTATTTCAGGTTACATTGGTGGTCACGCCGAAAGCCCCT CATACAGACAAGTATGTACAGGAGCTACCGGTCATGCCGAAGCTGTCAAAGTGACTTACCAAGCCGGATCTGTTGCCTATGCTGAGCTCGTGGAATTCTTCTACCGAACGCACGACCCTACCACCGTTGACAGGCAAGGTCCCGACACCGGTACTC AGTATCGAAGCGCTATCTTTTACACAACACCGGAGCAAGAGGAGACTGCTAAGAAGGTGACTGCGGAGGTTCAAGAAAAGTA TCTTAAGGGAAGGCCCATTGTTACTCAAATTGCCAAGGCTGGTACTTTCTACCAGGCGGAGGATTACCACCAAAACTACT TGGATAACAACCCTGGAGGATACGAGTGTCCTACTCATAGATTCTACTGGTAA